A single genomic interval of Lathyrus oleraceus cultivar Zhongwan6 chromosome 7, CAAS_Psat_ZW6_1.0, whole genome shotgun sequence harbors:
- the LOC127104166 gene encoding uncharacterized protein LOC127104166 — protein MVTAPEILCEDPSSRFHLFDGSPGLYERAQAKLVEAKATLQTEPLIVRLSAQWYACEEVLDVQNTRKKRMSEAVRDQFGVWHVCYSMHSSKEELEEALQILAPRWVVSTTPTCRAMELNYVKKYCFNSKVGLNNSVLKLLDLTVETSDNVDEFVKPTVILCQPCGKTKSPIKLYSDAKAPEELALPNNLSPVTLFGRVRLGL, from the coding sequence ATGGTTACGGCACCTGAAATCCTTTGTGAAGACCCATCTTCTCGTTTCCATTTATTTGATGGATCTCCAGGACTATATGAAAGAGCACAAGCAAAACTGGTTGAGGCCAAGGCAACTCTGCAGACTGAGCCTCTCATTGTCCGCCTTTCTGCTCAGTGGTATGCTTGTGAAGAAGTCTTAGATGTTCAAAACACTAGAAAAAAGAGGATGAGTGAAGCAGTTAGGGATCAATTTGGTGTTTGGCATGTCTGTTACTCAATGCACTCTTCCAAGGAAGAATTGGAAGAGGCGCTTCAAATTCTTGCTCCAAGGTGGGTTGTTTCAACAACCCCTACCTGCAGGGCTATGGAGCTCAATTATGTTAAGAAATACTGTTTTAATTCAAAAGTCGGTCTCAATAACTCTGTGTTGAAGCTTCTGGATTTGACTGTGGAAACTTCTGACAATGTTGATGAATTTGTCAAACCAACTGTTATCTTGTGCCAGCCTTGTGGAAAAACTAAATCACCTATCAAGCTGTATAGTGATGCGAAAGCACCGGAAGAGTTGGCTCTTCCGAATAATCTCTCGCCTGTCACGTTATTTGGAAGAGTAAGGCTTGGTCTCTAA